GCCATGCCACCGCGGCCGATCTCACGTTCGACATCGTAGCGGTCGTTGAGGACTGCGCGAAGCACTGCTAGGGGCGATGACATTCCGCGCGTGAGGCGTTCTTCCGAGGGGCGGCTCGCAGGCCGGCAGGGACATACCATGTTGGTGCGTCGGCGCCGATCTCGCAAGGTCGCGTGCGGGTGCGCGCGTTGCGCCTAACGATAGGGGCGTTGGGCAGCCGCCCCGCGACTCATTTTGTGAGAGGTGCAGATTCGCTTTGTCGGGGCGCACGCCACGCGACCGAAACAATGTACGATAGACCGCGCGTCGCAACAAAATAATGCGCGAAGCCGTGACGATTCAGGCTCCAGATTCCAGCAGCCGGCGCAGACCAGCCTGATAGAACCGGCCCGTGATCACCTTCGCGTCACTGCGGAGATGCACGACATAGGTGCCCTTTCCGTAGCGTTCGATCTTGACCACGCAACGCGTGTTGATGAGGGCTGTTCGCCGCACACGCAAGAAGGTATCGGCGGCCAGACGCCGCGCGACGCGATCCATGGTAGTCCGGATCACATACGCGCGACCGCCGCTATGCACGTGTACATAATTGCCTGCGCTCTCGATCCACTCGACTTGGCTGGAATCGAGCAAGCGGAGTCCCTCTCCATCTCGCACCGTGAGGCGTTGTGCCGGCACGGGCGCCACACTTGGCGCCAAGCCAGTCGGCAAATGCGCCAAAAGCCCTTCCAGCCGATCACCGAGTGAAGCCCCGCGCTGCAACGACAGAAAAGATGCGGCCCGGTCGAGCGCTTCCCGCAGACGGTCAGGATCAACGGGCTTGAGGACATAATCGAGCGCATGCACCTCGAACGCCTTGACTGCGTGCCGGTCATACGCTGTCACGAAGATCACCAGCGGCATTTCGTCGACGCCGATGTCTTCGATGATCTCGAATGCCGTCGTGCGCCCCAGCTGCACATCCAGTAACACGATGTCCGGCTTGCGCTCGAGAATCATCGCAACCGCGTCGTCGCGCCGGCCGCACTCGCCAACACACGTCATGTCCGGCAAGCGGTCTAGCGCGCGCCGGAGCACGTGCCGCGCCAGAGGCTCATCGTCCACAACCAGCACCTTCATGGCGACCCGGCCCAGGGCAACCGAATCACAACGCTGGTGCCTTGCAGTCGCGAGCCGTCACGCTGCGCCGACAGCTCGACCGTCGCTCGTGAGCCGTAGAGATGGTGCAGCCGCGCTCGGCTGTTTCCAAGTCCGACGCCTTCACGTACCGGACTCACACGTGCGACGCCAGGTCCAGCGTCTTCGACTCGAATGACCAATTGATCTGCCTCTCGGTGAGCGGACAGTCGAATCGTGGTATGGCCATCGTCGGACTCCCCGTACTCGATCGCGTTCTCCAGCAGCGGCTGCAAGAGGAACACAGGCACTCGCGCGCCTAACGCACCTGGCTCTATGTCGACATCGATGACCAATTGGTCTCCGAAACGCACGCGCTGGATGTCCAGATAATCGTTGAGGAAGGTCAACTCGGTCTGAAGCGGAACCTCGTGCGAGTCTTCGTCGAGACTGCGCCTAAGGAGCGAGGACAGCCGCAACAACATCCGGTGAGCTTTGTCGCCCTGCGGTACGAGCGCCGAGATGGCGTTCAGTGTATTGAAGAGAAAGTGAGGCCGGAGCTGTGATCGTAAGGCATCGAGTTTCGACCGGTTGAGCTCCGACTCCAGTTCGGCGTAGAGACGTCGGAACCGCAGCGTCGAATCCACCGCTGCGACCAGCCAATAGAAGAACACACCAGTAAACGCACCCCATGCCAACGCTGTCGGATTGGCGATGACTTTCAGTGCCACGTGCGACCCCCCCAAGCCGGACAGATACAACGAGAAAGACATGACGCCGAGCGTGAGCGCCGTCTGGACAACAGCGATCACGATCGAGATGGTGGCGTGAAGGAGAATCGGTCGATACATGGGCTTTGTGTCGAGTGGCCAACGACGCACGGCCAAGACGACGACTGGAGTTAGGAGAGCCCATAGCCCCCAGAAAAGCAGCGCGGCGATGACGGTCTGTCCGATGTCGACGGGCTGACCGGAATGGAGCTGCGTCAGCACCAGTTGCGCCGTGATCAGCGTGCCGACCAAGAGCACGAGCGCCACGATCGGGGTGATCCGCATTCTGTCCGCTGCCATGCGACATCATGCGACGATGATCCGACGGCGGCAACCGGTGCCGTTTGTCACCCGAGGAGATCAGTCGATCAGCGTGACGCCATCGTCCGTCCCACAAGGCTTGTCGACACCACGGAGCGACCATTAGCCTGTCATCCGTCGTCAGCGGGCTGCAGACACGTCCCAAAACGGAGGACTGTATGAAGCGCGAGCGCACCGTGCAGGTCGTCTTGGTCTTGGTGGGCCTGTTGTATTTGACCTGGGCCTATATCACGTTCGATAACCTGTGGCACCTCACTTGGCTTCAGAAGCATCAGGATTCCATGCCGATGTTCACGAGCCTAAACGCCGTGCTCGGGGTCTTTCTGTTACTGGCTGTGAAGGAGCCGGCAAAACATCGCTCGCTCATCGCCTATGGGGCGTGGTCAAGCCTTGCCCATGCGTTCACGATGGCAATCATGTCGGTCGAGGCCTGGTCCCACGGGATGCACAGGCAGGATGGCCCCTTTGACATTGTGTTCATTGGCGCTATTGGAGTCGTGCTCCTTGTAGTCCGTCCGGCAAAGGAGCCATCAACGGCCGGCACGGAGAAACTTCAATACGCCCGGGCGGCCGTGCAGCTTGATCCACCGGGGGCGTAGGAGACTGCACGACGTGGACAATGAGAGTCACAGAGGGGCGCGAAGATGTACGACGTCGTCATCGTCGGCAGTCCTAACGTGAACGCCGGCTACACGCTCGTCGGCAACGCGCAGTACCCGGCAATCGCGCAGGACGTTGAAAAGACATTTCGTTTGCTCAACGGGCTGCCATGCGACATCTTCCTCGGCGCCATTCTGGCTTACGAGTGAATCGCGACTGACTGCGCCCACGAGCACTTCCTAACCGAGAGCATCAGCCGCATGGCGACACTCAACTACGAGATCACGATCAGCGGCGGCGTTCGCGCCGTCGACGCGGAGACGGGTGCCGAGGTCGCCACGTGTCCAGCGACCGGCACCATGGTCGTGCAACTGCTTCGACCCGCGTCGGGCGTGATCGTGCTGGAATCGTACTACCACTATCCGCGGGCGAGGTCGAATGTCTACTATCTCGACTCGCAGCTCAAAGAGGTCTGGCGGGCCGAACGTCCCTCGGCGTCCGATGCGTACGTGAGTGCAGGGTGGCTGGGCAACGGCGTGCTTCGCTGCGCCACGTGGGAGTGCTGGACCTGCGACATCGACTCTGCGTCGGGGCGCATCCTGCGG
This genomic stretch from Gemmatimonadaceae bacterium harbors:
- a CDS encoding DUF6632 domain-containing protein, with the protein product MKRERTVQVVLVLVGLLYLTWAYITFDNLWHLTWLQKHQDSMPMFTSLNAVLGVFLLLAVKEPAKHRSLIAYGAWSSLAHAFTMAIMSVEAWSHGMHRQDGPFDIVFIGAIGVVLLVVRPAKEPSTAGTEKLQYARAAVQLDPPGA
- a CDS encoding LytTR family DNA-binding domain-containing protein, which gives rise to MKVLVVDDEPLARHVLRRALDRLPDMTCVGECGRRDDAVAMILERKPDIVLLDVQLGRTTAFEIIEDIGVDEMPLVIFVTAYDRHAVKAFEVHALDYVLKPVDPDRLREALDRAASFLSLQRGASLGDRLEGLLAHLPTGLAPSVAPVPAQRLTVRDGEGLRLLDSSQVEWIESAGNYVHVHSGGRAYVIRTTMDRVARRLAADTFLRVRRTALINTRCVVKIERYGKGTYVVHLRSDAKVITGRFYQAGLRRLLESGA
- a CDS encoding histidine kinase yields the protein MALVLLVGTLITAQLVLTQLHSGQPVDIGQTVIAALLFWGLWALLTPVVVLAVRRWPLDTKPMYRPILLHATISIVIAVVQTALTLGVMSFSLYLSGLGGSHVALKVIANPTALAWGAFTGVFFYWLVAAVDSTLRFRRLYAELESELNRSKLDALRSQLRPHFLFNTLNAISALVPQGDKAHRMLLRLSSLLRRSLDEDSHEVPLQTELTFLNDYLDIQRVRFGDQLVIDVDIEPGALGARVPVFLLQPLLENAIEYGESDDGHTTIRLSAHREADQLVIRVEDAGPGVARVSPVREGVGLGNSRARLHHLYGSRATVELSAQRDGSRLQGTSVVIRLPWAGSP